In Microbacterium soli, the DNA window CTCGCCGCTCACCGACGGCGCCACCATGTCGCTGCTGGCCGGCGACCGAGCCGTCAAGGAGCTCGGCCTCACGCCGAAGATGCGGATGGTGTCCTTCGCCTTCGCCGGAGTCCAGCCCGAGATCATGGGCATCGGCCCGATCCCGTCGACCGAGAAGGCCCTCGAGAAGGCCGGGCTCGACATCTCCGACATCGGCCTGTTCGAGCTCAACGAGGCCTTCGCGATCCAGGTCATCTCCCTGCTCGACCACTTCGGGATCGCCGACGACGACCCGCGTGTCAACCAGTGGGGCGGGGCGATCGCCCTCGGGCATCCGCTCGCCGCGACCGGCGTGCGACTGATGATCCAGCTCGCGGCGCAGTTCGCCGAGCGTCCTGACGTGCGCTACGGCCTGACCGCCATGTGCGTGGGGCTGGGTCAGGGCGGCTCGGTCATCTGGGAGAACCCGTTCTACGACGGCAAGAAGCGGAAGTGATGGCGGACATGACCAACTACGACGACATCGACTTCTCCCCGATCACTGCTCTCACCGACGGCGAGGTGGTCACGCACTCCCCCGTGCGCGACATCCGGCTCGCCTCCGGCAGGGTGCTCGCCCTGATCACCCTCGACAACGGGCGCGATCACACTCGGCCCAACACGCTGGGACCCGCGACCCTCACCGAGCTCGGCGAGACGCTCGAAGGGCTCAGGGCGCGTGCGGCCGCGAGCGAGATCCAGGCGGTCGGCATCACCGGCAAGCAGTACGTGCTCGCCGCCGGCGCCGATCTGTCCGGCATCAGCCGCGTGGGCTCCAAGGACAACGCCCGTCTCATCGCGCAGCTGGGACACAAGGTCATCGGCTCGCTCTCCGATCTGGGCGTGCCCTCCTTCGCCTTCGTGAACGGACTCGCGCTCGGCGGGGGCATGGAGATCGCGCTGAACTCGACGTACCGCACGGTCGATGCCTCGGCCGCGGCGCTCGCGCTGCCCGAGGTGTTCCTGGGCATCATCCCCGGTTGGGGCGGCGCCTACCTCGTGCCGAACCTGATCGGCATCGAGAACGCCCTCGAGGTGATCATCTCGAACCCGCTCAAGCAGAACCGGATGCTGAAGCCTCAGCAGGCCTTCGAGCTGGGGCTGTTCGATGAGATCTACCCCGCCGCGAACTTCCTGGAGGACTCACTGGCCTGGGCGGACGCCGTGCTCGGCGGCAGGAAGGTCGAGCGCAGGAACGCCCCGGGCAAGATCGAGCGCACGGTCAAGTGGCCGGTCGCCATCAAGATGGCTCGCGGCATGCTCGAGTCGAAGATCGGCACCGTGCCGCGCTCGCCCTACGCGGCGCTCGAACTGCTCGACAAGGCGAAGAGCGGCACGAAGGAGGAGGGTTTCGCCCGCGAGGACGAGGCACTGGCCGAACTGGTGACCGGCGACCAGTTCGCGGCCTCGATGTACGCCTTCGATCTGGTGCAGAAGCGTGCGAAGCGCCCTGTCGGTGCGCCCGACAAGGCGCTCGCGAAGAAAGTCACGAAGGTCGGCATCATCGGTGCGGGCCTCATGGCCAGCCAGTTCGCCCTGCTGTTCGTGCGAAAGCTGCAGGTGCCCGTGCTCATCACCGACCTGGACCAGGCTCGCGTGGACAAGGGCGTCGCGTACATCCAGGACGAGATCGGCAAACTCGAGGCCAAGGGCCGTCTGGACGGCGACACGGCCAACAAGCTGCGCGGCCTGGTCACCGGAACCACCGACAAGAGCCTGTACGCGGACTGCGACTTCGTGATCGAGGCGGTCTTCGAGGAGGTTGCCGTCAAGCAGGCGGTGTTCGGCGAGATCGAGCAGATCGTCACCGATGACACGATCCTCGCGACCAACACATCCTCGCTCTCGGTCGCGGAGATCGGCTCCCAGCTCGCGCATCCGGAGCGTCTGGTGGGCTTCCACTTCTTCAACCCGGTCGCGGTCATGCCGCTCATCGAGATCGTGAAGACGGATGCCACCACGGATGCGGCCCTCTCGACGGCCTTCGTGGTCGCGAAGGGCCTGGGCAAGAACGCCGTGCTGACGGCCGATGCGCCCGGCTTCGTCGTGAACCGCCTGCTCGCCAAGGTCATGGGAGAAGCCGCGCGCGCCGTGTACGAGGGCACGCCGGTCGTCGCGGTCGAGAAGGCGTTCGGGCCCCTCGGGCTCCCGATGGGCCCGTTCCAGCTGATCGATCTGGTCGGCTGGAAGGTCGCGGCGCACGTGCAGGACACCATGGTCCGCGCCTTCCCCGACCGCTTCTACGCCAATGAGAACTTCCACGCTCTCGCCGAGTTGGACGCGGTGGTGGAGAAGGACAAGGGCGGACGGGTGACGGGCTGGACGAAGGCCGCGGAGAAGGCGCTCAAGGGCCAGACCGGCTCCTCTCCGGCATCCGCCGAGACCATCCTGCGTCGGGTGCAGGACGGTCTGGCGCAGGAGATCCGGATCATGCTCGACGAGGGCGTGGTTCCGGAGGTCCAGGACATCGACCTGTGCCTGATCCTGGGCGCCGGCTGGCCGTTCATCGACGGCGGCGCTTCGCCGTACCTCGACCGCGAGGGAGCCTCGGAGCGCGTGTTCGGCGGCACCTTCCACACTCCGCCGATCCGCGGGATCGACGACTGATCAGCGCTGGTTGGATGGGGTCGCCCTTCTCGGGGCGGCCCCTTCTGCGCTCTGCGGAGGTTCCTCTTCCGAGACGTGAGACTCAGCCGCGGTCGTGGATCGGCAGTTCGATGGCGCCGGTCTCTCCCGTCTGACGCGCCACGGGGACGCGCTTTCCGAGCACCTGGGCGACGACGTCCTGAGCGATCTTCGCGGCCGTCAGACCGGCATCATGCAGGATCTGGTCACGAGTCGCGTGAGCGATGTACTCGTCCGGCACGCCCAGCTCGTCCACCGCCGTGTCGATGCCCGCCTCGCGCAGCACCTGCCGGACGCGCGTACCGACACCGCCGACGCGGATGCCGTCCTCGAGCGTGATCACCAGCCGGTGGCGTGCTGCGAGCTCCAGCACGGAGGGCTGCACGGGGATGACCCAGCGCGGGTCGATGACCGTCGCACCGATCCCCTGCGCGCGCAGCCGCGCGGCGACATCCAGTGCGAGAGCGGTGAACGGCCCGATCCCGACCAGCAGGACGTCCTCGGTCTCGTCCCTCGCGAGCACGTCGACGCCGTCCGCCATGCGCTCGATGGCGGGGAGACCCTCCGGCACGGTGCCCTTCGGGTATCGGATCACCGTGGGAGCGTCGTCGACGGCCGTCGCTTCACCCAGCAGCTCCTGCAGCCGTGTCGCGTCCCGCGGGGCGGCGATGCGGATGCCGGGCACGATCTGCAGCATGGCGAGGTCCCAGATGCCGTGATGGCTGGGCCCGTCGGGGCCGGTCACCCCGGCACGATCCAGCACGAACGTCACTCCGGCCCGGTGCAGCCCGACATCCATCAGCACCTGGTCGAACGCCCTGCCCAGGAAGGTCGCGTAGACGGCCACGACGGGATGAAGCCCCCCGAACGCCAGTCCCGCTGCCGAGGCGACGGCGTGCTGCTCGGCGATGCCGACGTCGTAGACGCGATTCGGGTAGCGTTCGGCGAACGGCGCGAGGCCCGTGGGGCGCAGCATAGCCGCGGTCATGGCGATGATCTTCTCGTCTCGGCCTCCGAGTTCCACCAGCGCGTCGGCGAACACGGAGGACCACGACCGGCCCGTCGACGCGGTCAGCGCGTCGCCCGTCTTCGGGTCGATCCGCCCGACCGCGTGGAACTGGTCGGCGACGTCATCGCGGGCGGGCTGGTAGCCGCGTCCCTTCTCCGTGATGACGTGGACGATCACGGGTGCCCCGTAGTCCTTCGCGAGACTGAGGGTCTCCAGCAGGGCGGGGATGTCGTGCCCGTCGACCGGGCCGAGGTACTTGATGTCGAGGTTGGAGTACAGCGCGACGTTGTTCGTGAAGCGCGACAGGAACCCGCGGGTCCCGCCTCTGACTCCGCGGAACAGCGCCCTGCCGAACGGACCGAATGCGCGGAAGAGCCGATCCGACTTGCGATGCATCTCGCGGTACGCGGCCGCGGTGCGCACCCTGTTGAGGTACCGGGACATGCCGCCGATGGTCGGCGCGTAGGAGCGACCGTTGTCGTTGACGACGATGACGAGGTTGCGCTCGTTGTCGTCGGAGATGTTGTTGAGCGCCTCCCAGGTCATGCCGCCGGTCAGCGCCCCGTCGCCGACGACGGCCACCACATGACGGTCCCCCCTGCCGGTCGCGGTCAGCGCGCGGGAGACGCCGTCCGCCCAGCTCAGCGAGCTGGAGGCGTGCGAAGACTCCACGACGTCATGCGGGCTCTCCGCGCGCTGCGGGTACCCCGCCAGACCGCCCCGGGATCGCAGCAGGGAGAAGTCCTGCCTGCCCGTGAGCAGCTTGTGCACATAGGACTGGTGGCCGGTGTCGAAGATGATCGGGTCCTCCGGCGACGCGAACACCCGGTGCAGTGCGATGGTCAGCTCCACGACACCGAGGTTGGGCCCGAGGTGCCCGCCGGTGCGGGCGACGTTCTCGACGAGGAAGGTCCGGATCTCAGCGGCGAGTTCGGTCAGCTCCTCCGGGGCGAGTCGATCGAGGTCTCTGGGACCGGTGATGGTCGGCAGGATCGGCATGGGCGCTCCTCCGCGATTCGACGATGGCGCGGGCCGGCGATCCGCGCGAACCCGTTCAGTCTATCTCCGAGTCGCTGAGTGTTCGGCATGCGGCGGGCCGCGCCTCCGGCCGTCGGCTGTCATGTCAGGGTGGCAGGCATGAGCATTCGTCCACTGGCCGTCCTCTCCGCCACCGCCGTCGCGCTGGCCCTGACCGCGTGCACAGCGCCTCCGACTCCCGCGGCGACCTCCGCGCCGCCGCCGGCGGAGGCCGCGGAGGTCGTGACGGCTCCGACTCCCGAGGTCGAGCCGCCGCCGGACCCGGACAGCTGCGATGCGCTCGGCTGGACCACGGCGGGCACGGATCAGCGGCTCGTCGGGGACGTCCACGACCGCGGTGCGCGCGCACTCGCGGCCGGTGCGGTCGGCCACGACTCCGAAGGACGGATCGTCACGTACACGGTCGCCGCGGGCGACGCACCGGATGCGATCGGGGAACGCCTCTGCATCCGCAACGCCGGTTCGCTGGCGGAGCTCAACCACACGCGCACGATCCACCCCGACCAGGTGCTGCGGATCTTCCACGACCCCGCCGTGCCCGTGGTGCCCTACTACAACCCGCGCGACGCGGAGCCGGGATTCGCCCAGATCCCGTACCAGCAGGCCATCGAGGCGATGGGTGCGGCCGCCGACGCGGGTGACGTCGCCACATTGCGGAAGATCTGGCAGGACACGTTGTCCGGCATGTTCGTCAATGCCGACACAAGAGCGCAGATCCAGAGCGAGATCGATGCGGGAGACGTCGACGTCCTCCGCCAGATGTTCTCGTAGCCCACGTCGAAGCAGCGCGCCCCGCCCGGCATGAGCCGGACGGGGCGCCGTGTCTCGCCGCGGATCAGACCAGCGAGCGGAGAACGTACTGGAACGTGCTTCGCAAACTATGTGAATCGGCCTGGGTTTGTCGGAGGTCATGATCTGACACGAAAGTGAGAATTGAGATCATGCCAGCAACCATGAAACCGTATGAAGGTTCGTTGCGTTCATGACAGCGGCTGATGGCTGGCCCCGGGGATGCGATATTCACCCTCAGGCACCGGCTTGCCGGGATCGCCGACCGGCGCCTGCGAAAGGGGCGCCTCGACCCGACCGCATACCTGGGCCTCGACCAGGACGACACACAGTGTACTCATCATCAGCCCCATAGCCGGCCTGCTTTCGGCCAGTACGATCGTGGCGCGGTATTGCCGCTGTCATCTCACTGGGCGGAGACGGGATGAGCCTGGACACGATCCACCGGCGAGACGTGCAGGACTTCGGGCGGCGGCGCTCGGCCGCAGGGCTCGGAGAGGCGTGCGCTCGTCGGGGCGCCGCGAATCACGACCCTCGGGTCGAGCCGCCCGGTCGCGCGTACCTCGGCAGGAACCACGCGAGCACCACCACGGACACCATCAGCACGAGCGCGAGGACGTTGACCGCCGCGATCTCGGACCACCGCGGATACAGCACGCCCTCGATGAGGACCGTACCGGCGAGCACGGCCGCGACGGTGGCGCTGGACGTGGACGTGCCGACCATGCGGATGAGCGCGTTGAAACCGTTCGCCGACGCCGTCTCGCTCTGGGGCACCGCGGACATGATGAGCATCGGCATCGCCGCGTACGCCATCGAGATGCCGAGCGTCGTCACGCTGTATCCGATCGTGATCTCGAGCGGGCTCCCGTAGGCGAAGATGCGGATGACGAAGCCGAGAATCGCGATTCCCGCGCCGATCCCGAGGACGAGCCTTCCGCCGAACCTGCCGAGCAGGTAGCCGTTGACCGGGGAGAGGAACACGGACGCGATGCCGATCGGGAAGAGCCAGAGCGCGCTCTCGGATACCGAGAGACCCATGCCGTAGCCGGTGGCCGGCGGGAGCTGCAGTTGCTGCATCGCGAAGAGGTTGTTGACGAACATGCTGAAGCCGACGAGGAGCCCGCTGACGTTCGTGAGCATGACCGGTTTGCGCAGGGTCGATCGCAGGTCGACGAGGGGATTCGCGCTCCGCAGTTCGAACGGGATCCAGAGCGCGAGCCCGACGACCACGACCGCGACGCAGGCGAGGCTCGGAGCGCTCGTCCATCCCCACGTGCGCCCCTTGGAGATCACGAGCAGCAGCGCCGCGATCACGACGGTGAAGAAGACCGCGCCGACGTAATCGAATCAGCCGCCGGTGCGGATCGGCGTGGTCGGCACGAACACGATCGTGGCGATCACGAGGGCGGCCGTCACGCCCGCGGTGACCCAGAACACGGAGGACCAGCCGAGGGTGTCGTTGAGGACCCCCGCGAGCGGCATGCCGATGGCGCCCCCGATGCTCAGCGTGGCGCTCTGCAGGGCGACCGCGGTTCCGAGCCGGTTGGAGGGGAGCACGTCGCGCAGCACGCTGATGCCGATCGGGATGAGGGTCATGCCGAAGCCGGAGAAGCCGCGCCCGATCAGGAGAGTGACGAAGTCGGCTCCGAACGCGGAGATCACGGATCCGACGGTCAGCAGGATCAGGGAGGTGAGCAACGCTCGGCGCTTGCCGTACATGTCCGCGAGGCGGGACATGACCGGCACGCTGACGGCGCCGATCATGAGGGTGACGGTGATGAGCCAGCCGGCATCGTCGCCCGTGATGCCGAGGGCGCGTGGGAAGCCCGGCAGGAGCGGGATGACGAGTGTCTGATTGAGCGAGGCCGCCAGCCCGCTCAGCGCGATAACCCCGGTGATGAGCCACGGGGGCGCAGGCACGACACGCATGTTCGACGTCCCGCCTTTCTTCATTGAGAACGGCGTTGCCCCCGATCCAGCGATCGCGGGGCAACGCCGTGGGACTACCGTCCCGACCAGTTCGGTGGGACTACCGTCCCGACCAGTTCGGCTTGCGCTTCTCCGCGAAGGCCCGGGGGCCCTCCTTGGCGTCCTCCGAAGCCGAAACCTCCCTCATCAGCACCTCGGTCGCCGCCCAGCCAGCGGCATCCGCGGGGCGTTCGCCGTCGACCGTGTAGCCGAGCGCGAGGCGCTTGTGCGCCTGGACCGAGAGCGGGGCGTTCTCCCCGATCTGCTCGGCGAGGGCGATGGCGGCGTCGACGACCTCGGCCTGCGGGACCACCCGGTTGATGAGGTTGAGCGCGAGTGCGCGCTCCGCGTCGATGGGCGTGCCCGTGAGCAGCATTTCCATGGCGACGACCGGCGCGATGCGCTGGCTCAGGCGGAACGCTCCGCCGGCCGCCGCGACGAGGCCGACCTTCGCCTCGGTCAGGCCGAAGATGGCGGTCTCGCTCGCGACGACGAGGTCGGCCGCCAGCACGAGCTCCATGCCGCCGCCGAGCGCGGTGCCGTTCACCGCGGCGATCGTCGGCTTCTTGACCGGATGGTTGGCGAAGCCGGCGAAACTCCACTCCGCGTACTTCCCGTCGGGGACGATCTGCTCGCCCCGGGCGATCGCCTTCAGATCCGCGCCGGCGGAGAACGACTTGTCCCCGGCACCGGTGATGACGATGGCGCGGATGTCGTCGTCGCGCTCCGCCTCCTCGAGCGCGTCGCCCACGCCGATCCATACCGCCTGGTTGCACGCGTTGCGCGCCTCCGGCCGGTTGATCGTGATGAGCATCGTGTGACCGCGGCGCTCGACGAGCACCTCGTCGCCGGGCTGGACTTGATCATTCATGGAGTGCTTTCCTCTCATATTTCTGGGTCGAATCTCGTGGCTCTCAAAGATGCAGTCCTCGGACTACCGCGCCATCATCTCCGGTAGCCAAAGCGCGATATCGGGAACGAAGATCAAGATGATGCAGGCGACGATCGCCATCGGAAGGAACCAGCCTACCGACGCGAAGACGTTCCCCAAGGTGATCTTCTGCCCCATGTTCACGTCCGGCGATTGCACGATCTTGTGCACGATGAACGAGAGCATGCCGACCGGTGGAGTGAGGATTGCAAGTTCGCCGAGGAACACGCAGAACACCCCATACCAAAGCAACGAGATGTCCATTGCTTCCAGAGTCGGAATGAGCATCGGCACGGTCAGTAGAAGGATCGACAGCGGATCCATGAACATCCCTAGGACCAGGTACGCGACCATGATGACCAGAAGCAACTCGACCCGCCCGAGCCCCATAGCGATCACCCAGTCGGTGAATGCGACCCCAAGTCCCGTAAGAGAGAGCATGGTGCCGAACATCGCGGCGCCAATGATCAAAATGAAGATCGAACCCACCGAGGAAACGCTCTCAACTGCTGCGACTCGCACGGCCTTCATCGGCTTCTTGCCTCGGAGAGCGAAGAGCGTAATGACCAGCGCTCCAAGCGCTCCGGCCACCCCTGCTTCGGTCGCCGTGAGGATTCCGCTAAACATTCCGCCGATGATGATGACCATGAGCACCGGCAGCGGCCAGATCTTCCCAAGACTCGTCCAGCGGTCCTTCCACGTGGAAGGCTCACGATCCGCGCCTTTGCCGCGACCGGCCATTGAGGGTCTCAGGATGGAGAATGCAAGGATCATGACGGCCATCAGCAGCGCGACAAGGATGCCCGGGCCGAAGCCGGCCATCAGCTGGGGGCCGACGGGCACCTCAGCGATGCCGGCGTAGACGATCAAGAACACGCTCGGCGGGATGAGCTGGCCCGGAAGACCCGCGACGATCACTGCTCCCGTTGCGAGCCTCTTGTCATACCCTTGGTTGAGCATTTGAGGAATACCGATGCGTGCGAGCGCGTAGGTAGTGCTTATCGTGGATCCGCTCATCGCGGCAAGGCCGGTGCCGGCAAAGTTGGTGCTGATGGCAAGACCGCCGGGTAGCCAGCCCAACCATTTGTTCGCAACCCCGTAGAGCGAATCGGTGATGCCAGACCGCCAGTGCAGCAAGCCCATGAGCACGAAGAGCGGAATCACGCTGAGCGACCATGATGCGACCTCGTCGTAGGGCATCGTCTGCAGCATAGTGACGACGGCCCGCGGCCGTAGCGCGAGGACGCCCACGACGGACGGGATGGCGAGCGCAAACGCGACCGGTATTTTCAGGAACATCAGGACCAGCATGAGTACGACGCTTTTCGTAGTGAACCGGAACACCGGGCATCGAGACCTCGCCGAGCTCCTCGTCGATGCGGGTGACGAAGCCGCCGTTCGCGGCGATAATCTCCCCCTCGGTCCACTCCTGCCGCGTCTGAATCGCGGCCGCGGCGACATTGTTCTCGGCGAACAGGTCGAGCCAGTGCTGGGTCGGCTCGGCCGCGAAGTGAGCTTCGAGCGCCGCGTTGACCACGCGGCCGGCGGCTTCGTCGCCCAGGACCTTATAGAAATCGCCATCGATCTCGAGAAAGGCGAGCACGTCGGCGCGTCCGATCACCGTGAGCGCACGAAGGAGCAGATCCGGCGTGAGCGTCGCGAGGAAGAACCAGCGGCCGTCGCTGCCCTGATAGAAACGCCAGTTCGGTCCGCGGCGATGACGAGACGGTCGCACCATCGGCGCGTCGAGGGTATCGAGTGTCATGGCGGTCAGCACGGCCGTGGAGGCCTGCAGCCCGCTGCCGGTCACGCCGTAGCCGTACCCGTTCGCTTCGAGCCCCTGCAGTCCCGCGAGCGCCGCGGCCGCGCCGAGCGCCCCGTGCACCTGCGTGATGTTCGACACCACGGGCGCCACGGGAATGCCTGGCCGAGTCCCCGGGTACTGGCAGGCGACGCCGCCGACTGCGGCGAGCAGGAGCGGGTCTTCGGCGAGTTCCGCCCATTCCCCGCGGGGACCGTACGGCGGCAGCCACACGTAGACGATCCCGCGCCTCTTGGGGTCCAGGTCCTGCTCGCGAATCCCGAGCTCGGCGAGTTTCGAAGGCGCGCGATCGACGATGAAGATGTCCGCGCCCTCCACGAGGGAGGCGATCTCGGATTCATCGACATCGACGAGACGCTTGCCCCTGTCCCAGCTCACGTCTCCCGGCTCCCGGATCTCGGGGCGCTCCGCGCCCGTCGACACGGCTCGTACGACGTCGGCACCGAAGTCCGCGAGCAACTGACCCGCGATGCGCGCCGGTCGGGAATAGCTGAACTCGAGCACGCGAACGCCCGCGAGCGGCTTTTCTAATCCTTGCTCCATTGCAATGGACGTGTTCATTGTTGATCGCTTTCTCCGAAGATAGATGACATCAGCATTGAAGCTTTCGTATTCAGTTATGCGGCTTCGTTCCTCCAAACATGACCGCGTGCGGCGAGGCAGCTACTTGTTGAGCGGATCCCGAGGCAGGCCGAGGATGCGCTCCGCGATGACGTTCCGCGTGACCTCGGAGGTTCCGCCGGCGATGCTGTAGCAGCGCGCGAAGAGGTACTCGTACGACAGCGTCGGCCGGAGCCCCGTCACGCCCGCGGTGCCGGCGATCCGCATTCCGAGCTCGGTGACGTTCTGGGAGTGCTCGGCCGAGAGCAGCTTCCCGATGTTCCCCTCGACGCCCGGGCCGGAGGCCTGCACCGCGCGAGCGACGCTGCGAAGATTGAGCAGGCGCATGGTGTGCTCCTCGACGAGCATCTCGGCGGCGGCCCGCGTGAACCAGGTGTCCTTCTCGACGCCCGAGTCCGCGATGACCGACGGGAGGTCGCCCGCCTCGAAGCGCGCGCTGTTCCCGGCGCCGATCGAGACGCGCTCGTTCCCGAGCGTCGCGCGCGCGACCTTCCAGCCGTCGTTGACCGCGCCGACCACGTCCGCATCGGGGACGAACACGTCGTCGAAGAAGACCTCGTTGAAGAGCGCGTCCCCGCTCATCTCGCGCAGCGGCCTGACCTCGACGCCCTCGGACTGCATGTCCACGACCATCGCGGTGATGCCCTTGTGCTTGGGGGCGCTCGTATCGGTCCGCACCGTGATCAGGCCGCGGTTGCTGTTCTGCGCCCCGCTCGTCCACACCTTCTGGCCGGTCAGGCGCCAACCGCCGTCGACCTTCACCGCGCGAGTCGACACGGCCGCCGCGTCGGATCCCGCCCCCGGCTCGCTGAACAGCTGGCACCAGCTGTAGTCCCCGTAGAGCGTCGGCATGACCCAGCGTTCGACCTGTTCCTGCGTCGCCTCCTGGATGAGGGTGATCAGCACCCACGTGATGCCCATGAACGGCAGTTCGAGGTCGCCGAGCTCCTCCTCGATGATGAGCTGCTCCACGGGGTCGGCACCGCGACCGTAGGGCTTCGGATAGTGCGGGAACATGTAGCCGGAATCCGCCCAGAGCCGGCGCTTCGCGTCACCGCTCGTCGCCTCGAACTGCTTCCGGAACTCCCGGGCCTCAGCGCGGTAGGCCTCCGCCTCTTCGGGCAGGTCGATCGTGTACTTCCGGGTGTGGCCCGCGGCGGCCCAGCCGTAGATCTCGTCGAGCACCTCCCCCTCCGGGGCGACCAGCGCGGCGAGCGCCCGCGCCCGACGGATGTACAGGTGAGCGTTGTGCTCCCAGGTGAAGCCGATGCCGCCGTGGATCTGGACGTTCTGCTGCGCGTTCTCGATGAACGCGCGAAGCGCCTGAGAGATCGCGACATCGGCCGCGATGGCGAACTGCGAATTGTCGACGCTCGTCCGCGCGGCATCCCACACGGCGGCGACGGCCTGCTCGTTCGCGACGAGCATGTTCGCGAGATGATGCTTGATGGCCTGGAACGAACCGATGGTGCGGCCGAACTGCTCGCGCACCTTGGAATACTCGAGCGCCTGCTCGAGCACCGCCGCGGAGGCGCCGATGGCCTCGGCGGCGAACGCCAGGCGGGCCACGTGCTGGGCGGTCCACCCGGCACCGGCGACGACGACGACCTGGTCGGCTGCGAGGTCGAGCGCCGCCTCTCCCAGCTGGAGCGAGGGGTCGAGACTGTTCTCGAGCGGGTTGAGCGTCACCCCCGCCGCGGAGGGCTCGATGAGCAGGAGGTCCTCGCCGTTGACGACGGCCAGGAGGTCGGCCGTGAGCCCCGCGATGACCGGTCCCGTGCTGCCGGTGAGTCCGCGCGAACCGGCGGAGAGATCTGCGGAGAGGCCCAGGCCCACGCGCGATTCCCCGCTGGCGAGCTTCGGGAGGAAACGCTCCTTCACCTCGTCCGTGGCATCCTCGAGGATCGCCTGCGTCACTGCGACCGACGCCGCCACCCCCGCGCCGCTCAGCCCGCGGCCGAGCTCCTCGAGGACGACGGCCGACTCCGCCAGGCTGAAGCCCTCGCCGCCGTTCTCCTCCGAGAGGTGCAGGCCGAGCAGGAACTGCTCGCCGAAGCGGGTCCAGAGGCGAGCCTCTCCGGAGAGGTCCCCGTCGTACGTTGCGCGAACGGTCGACAGCGCATCTTCGGCTTCAAGCAGGGCGCGGACCGACTGCGCGAGATCCTGGTGTTCTTCGGTGATTGGCAGTGCCATGGGTGTCTCCACATCATTGTGCTCGAAGTGTTCGAAGGTGCGGCCGTTGCAGGAGCCTGACCGCTCGTCAGCTTACCATTACCGTACCTCTTTCGGTAACTGCATCCGCGGCGCCCGGGACACCGCGCGAGGCGGCGCCGAGCGACGGCGGACGGGTGCGTCTCCCGCCCGATCGTGCGGTGGGTGTGCGGGAGGCGCCCCGCCGCCCGCACACCCACCGGAACGGCTAGACGGAGAGGCCGATCAGCTTCACGTCCAGGTACTCGAAGATCCCCTCGGCGCCGCCTTCGCGGCCGAGCCCGCTGTCCTTCACCCCGCCGAACGGCGCGGCGGCGGAGGTCGGGTTGATGTCGTTCACGCCGACCATCCCGAAACGCAACTTCTCGGTGGCCCTGATCGCCGTGGAGAGATTGTTGGTGTAGACGTAGGCGGCGAGACCGTACTCGGTGTCGTTCGCCCACTCGATCACCTCTTCCTCGGTGTCGAAGGGCGTCACCGCGGCGATCGGGCCGAACGTCTCCTCGGAGGAGATCAGCATCTCGGGAGTCACGTCCGCGAGCACCGTCGGGCTGTAGAAGTTCTCGCCG includes these proteins:
- a CDS encoding 3-hydroxyacyl-CoA dehydrogenase NAD-binding domain-containing protein — protein: MTNYDDIDFSPITALTDGEVVTHSPVRDIRLASGRVLALITLDNGRDHTRPNTLGPATLTELGETLEGLRARAAASEIQAVGITGKQYVLAAGADLSGISRVGSKDNARLIAQLGHKVIGSLSDLGVPSFAFVNGLALGGGMEIALNSTYRTVDASAAALALPEVFLGIIPGWGGAYLVPNLIGIENALEVIISNPLKQNRMLKPQQAFELGLFDEIYPAANFLEDSLAWADAVLGGRKVERRNAPGKIERTVKWPVAIKMARGMLESKIGTVPRSPYAALELLDKAKSGTKEEGFAREDEALAELVTGDQFAASMYAFDLVQKRAKRPVGAPDKALAKKVTKVGIIGAGLMASQFALLFVRKLQVPVLITDLDQARVDKGVAYIQDEIGKLEAKGRLDGDTANKLRGLVTGTTDKSLYADCDFVIEAVFEEVAVKQAVFGEIEQIVTDDTILATNTSSLSVAEIGSQLAHPERLVGFHFFNPVAVMPLIEIVKTDATTDAALSTAFVVAKGLGKNAVLTADAPGFVVNRLLAKVMGEAARAVYEGTPVVAVEKAFGPLGLPMGPFQLIDLVGWKVAAHVQDTMVRAFPDRFYANENFHALAELDAVVEKDKGGRVTGWTKAAEKALKGQTGSSPASAETILRRVQDGLAQEIRIMLDEGVVPEVQDIDLCLILGAGWPFIDGGASPYLDREGASERVFGGTFHTPPIRGIDD
- the dxs gene encoding 1-deoxy-D-xylulose-5-phosphate synthase, which codes for MPILPTITGPRDLDRLAPEELTELAAEIRTFLVENVARTGGHLGPNLGVVELTIALHRVFASPEDPIIFDTGHQSYVHKLLTGRQDFSLLRSRGGLAGYPQRAESPHDVVESSHASSSLSWADGVSRALTATGRGDRHVVAVVGDGALTGGMTWEALNNISDDNERNLVIVVNDNGRSYAPTIGGMSRYLNRVRTAAAYREMHRKSDRLFRAFGPFGRALFRGVRGGTRGFLSRFTNNVALYSNLDIKYLGPVDGHDIPALLETLSLAKDYGAPVIVHVITEKGRGYQPARDDVADQFHAVGRIDPKTGDALTASTGRSWSSVFADALVELGGRDEKIIAMTAAMLRPTGLAPFAERYPNRVYDVGIAEQHAVASAAGLAFGGLHPVVAVYATFLGRAFDQVLMDVGLHRAGVTFVLDRAGVTGPDGPSHHGIWDLAMLQIVPGIRIAAPRDATRLQELLGEATAVDDAPTVIRYPKGTVPEGLPAIERMADGVDVLARDETEDVLLVGIGPFTALALDVAARLRAQGIGATVIDPRWVIPVQPSVLELAARHRLVITLEDGIRVGGVGTRVRQVLREAGIDTAVDELGVPDEYIAHATRDQILHDAGLTAAKIAQDVVAQVLGKRVPVARQTGETGAIELPIHDRG
- a CDS encoding MFS transporter; the encoded protein is MIAALLLVISKGRTWGWTSAPSLACVAVVVVGLALWIPFELRSANPLVDLRSTLRKPVMLTNVSGLLVGFSMFVNNLFAMQQLQLPPATGYGMGLSVSESALWLFPIGIASVFLSPVNGYLLGRFGGRLVLGIGAGIAILGFVIRIFAYGSPLEITIGYSVTTLGISMAYAAMPMLIMSAVPQSETASANGFNALIRMVGTSTSSATVAAVLAGTVLIEGVLYPRWSEIAAVNVLALVLMVSVVVLAWFLPRYARPGGSTRGS
- a CDS encoding MFS transporter, translated to MPAPPWLITGVIALSGLAASLNQTLVIPLLPGFPRALGITGDDAGWLITVTLMIGAVSVPVMSRLADMYGKRRALLTSLILLTVGSVISAFGADFVTLLIGRGFSGFGMTLIPIGISVLRDVLPSNRLGTAVALQSATLSIGGAIGMPLAGVLNDTLGWSSVFWVTAGVTAALVIATIVFVPTTPIRTGG
- a CDS encoding enoyl-CoA hydratase-related protein, with amino-acid sequence MNDQVQPGDEVLVERRGHTMLITINRPEARNACNQAVWIGVGDALEEAERDDDIRAIVITGAGDKSFSAGADLKAIARGEQIVPDGKYAEWSFAGFANHPVKKPTIAAVNGTALGGGMELVLAADLVVASETAIFGLTEAKVGLVAAAGGAFRLSQRIAPVVAMEMLLTGTPIDAERALALNLINRVVPQAEVVDAAIALAEQIGENAPLSVQAHKRLALGYTVDGERPADAAGWAATEVLMREVSASEDAKEGPRAFAEKRKPNWSGR